The following are from one region of the Sphingomonas oryzagri genome:
- a CDS encoding BaiN/RdsA family NAD(P)/FAD-dependent oxidoreductase, with protein MTPAADTFDAIILGAGGAGLMAALTAGQRGRRVLVIDHAEAPGKKILISGGGRCNFTNLGAGPANYISANPHFMKSALGRYTPADFIALVETHGIAWHEKTLGQLFCDGSAKQIVTMLLDECAKGGVASHCGEPIRDLSHADGRFMVTYGRAQASAPQLVIATGGPSIPKIGATSFAYDLAKRFGLKLVEPRPALVPLTLGPDEALFRELSGVAAEVVARAGKTAFREAALFTHRGLSGPAILQISSFWRHGESIGIDFLPDQPTGWLRDAKRARPRAGARSVLGALLPDRLAEALAERLVLAGELANLPDRALEAAERRLADWRFTPSGTEGFAKAEVTVGGIATAGLSSQTMEARAVPGLYAIGEAVDVTGWLGGYNFQWAWASGWACGQAL; from the coding sequence ATGACGCCAGCCGCCGACACATTCGATGCGATCATCCTTGGCGCGGGAGGAGCGGGGCTGATGGCCGCGCTCACCGCGGGCCAACGCGGCCGGCGCGTGCTGGTGATCGATCATGCCGAGGCGCCGGGGAAGAAGATCCTGATCTCAGGCGGAGGGCGCTGCAACTTCACCAATCTGGGAGCAGGACCGGCGAACTATATCTCCGCCAATCCGCATTTCATGAAGTCCGCGCTCGGCCGCTACACTCCCGCCGATTTCATCGCGCTCGTAGAAACGCACGGCATCGCCTGGCATGAGAAGACGCTCGGCCAGCTTTTCTGCGACGGATCGGCCAAGCAGATCGTCACGATGCTGCTGGACGAATGCGCGAAGGGTGGGGTCGCCAGCCATTGCGGGGAACCGATCCGGGATCTGAGCCACGCCGATGGGCGCTTCATGGTGACCTATGGCCGGGCACAGGCGAGTGCGCCGCAGTTGGTGATCGCGACGGGAGGACCCTCCATCCCCAAGATCGGCGCGACCAGCTTCGCCTACGATCTGGCCAAGCGCTTCGGCCTCAAGCTGGTCGAGCCACGCCCCGCGCTGGTGCCGCTGACGCTGGGGCCGGACGAGGCGCTGTTCCGCGAGCTTTCGGGCGTCGCGGCCGAGGTCGTCGCGCGCGCTGGCAAGACGGCGTTCCGTGAAGCAGCGTTGTTCACCCATCGCGGCCTGTCCGGGCCGGCGATCCTTCAAATCTCATCCTTCTGGCGGCATGGCGAGAGCATCGGAATCGACTTCCTGCCCGATCAGCCCACCGGCTGGTTACGCGACGCCAAGAGGGCGCGGCCGAGGGCGGGGGCGCGATCGGTACTCGGCGCCCTGCTGCCCGACCGGCTCGCCGAGGCGCTGGCCGAGAGGCTGGTGCTGGCCGGTGAACTCGCCAACCTGCCCGACAGGGCACTGGAAGCGGCCGAGCGCCGGCTTGCCGACTGGCGCTTCACGCCGAGCGGAACCGAAGGTTTCGCCAAGGCCGAGGTGACGGTGGGCGGCATCGCCACCGCCGGCCTCTCCTCACAGACGATGGAGGCGAGGGCGGTGCCCGGCCTCTACGCGATCGGCGAGGCAGTGGACGTCACGGGCTGGCTCGGCGGATACAATTTCCAATGGGCATGGGCGAGCGGCTGGGCCTGCGGGCAGGCGCTCTGA
- a CDS encoding PaaI family thioesterase, with amino-acid sequence MASDPYNNDEGVRMNVIEESAGTLSGIEQLRALKAAGRRPPIADTLDFDLAEIEKGRVVFAGVPGANALNPIGSIHGGYAATLLDSACGCAAHTMLSSTQGYTTLELKVSYHRALKPGGEPVRAEGVVLSIGRRTAFVEAKLVDGQGKLCASATSTLLVFDLPS; translated from the coding sequence ATGGCGTCCGATCCGTACAACAACGATGAGGGTGTCAGAATGAACGTGATCGAGGAGAGCGCCGGCACGCTGAGCGGCATCGAGCAACTGCGCGCCCTGAAGGCAGCGGGGCGCAGGCCGCCGATCGCCGACACGCTGGATTTCGATCTGGCGGAGATCGAGAAGGGGCGGGTGGTGTTTGCCGGCGTGCCGGGCGCCAATGCACTCAATCCGATCGGCAGCATCCACGGGGGCTATGCGGCCACGCTGCTGGACAGCGCCTGCGGCTGCGCGGCGCATACTATGCTGTCCTCGACGCAGGGCTATACGACGCTGGAACTGAAGGTGTCGTACCACCGCGCGCTGAAGCCCGGCGGAGAGCCGGTGCGGGCCGAGGGCGTCGTGCTCAGCATCGGACGGCGCACTGCCTTCGTCGAGGCGAAGCTGGTGGATGGGCAGGGCAAGCTCTGCGCGTCGGCGACATCCACGCTGCTGGTGTTCGATCTGCCGAGCTGA
- a CDS encoding S10 family peptidase: MIRKSLLLAAATCFALGAAHAADTKGPTDKTGKKADPAATAAPDKGVLFAPEQADSEGSVTVGGKAIAYHAVAGTIVVHPKGWDDTAWREKSDSDLGDKKNAQAEASMFYTAYFAKGAPSADRPITFLYNGGPGSSTVWLHMGAFGPKRVVTADDSHTPAAPYALVNNANSLLDASDLVFIDAPGTGFSRIAGKDKEKAFFGIDADAYAFDQFIKAFLTKYGRWNSPKYLFGESYGTPRSAVLINELTTDDNIDFNGVVLLSQILDFSLFAGLQGANPGNVEGYVTQLPTMAATAWYHNKIPGGRPADLQAYLKDVEHFATTEYASALAQGSELDPAAKQQIAQKLASYTGLPVGYILKSDLRIDGPAFSKELQDDAGLTTGRLDTRFSGADMDPLSKDADYDPQSAALSSAYISAFNSYVRKDLHFGQDEVFKPSIDVFGPWDWSHATPGAPALKMVGTSVMPDLAQAMKYNPQLKVMSAGGYYDLATPYYQGWYEMHHLPIPAELQKNIEFHYYESGHMVYAHADSARKLHDDVASFIRRTDNISR; this comes from the coding sequence ATGATCCGCAAAAGCCTTCTGCTCGCCGCCGCCACATGCTTCGCGCTCGGCGCCGCGCATGCCGCCGACACCAAGGGGCCGACCGACAAGACCGGCAAGAAGGCGGATCCCGCCGCCACGGCCGCGCCGGACAAGGGCGTGCTGTTCGCGCCCGAACAGGCCGACAGCGAAGGCAGCGTAACGGTCGGCGGCAAGGCCATTGCCTATCATGCGGTTGCCGGCACGATCGTCGTGCATCCCAAGGGCTGGGACGATACCGCCTGGCGCGAGAAATCGGACAGCGATCTCGGCGACAAGAAGAACGCGCAGGCCGAAGCCTCGATGTTCTACACCGCCTATTTCGCCAAGGGCGCACCGTCGGCCGATCGGCCGATCACCTTCCTCTACAATGGCGGCCCCGGTTCCTCGACCGTGTGGCTGCACATGGGCGCCTTCGGCCCGAAGCGGGTGGTGACCGCGGACGACAGCCATACGCCGGCCGCCCCCTATGCGCTGGTCAACAACGCCAACAGCCTGCTCGATGCCTCCGACCTCGTCTTCATCGACGCGCCGGGCACCGGTTTCAGCCGCATCGCCGGCAAGGACAAGGAGAAGGCCTTCTTCGGCATCGACGCCGACGCTTACGCCTTCGATCAGTTCATCAAGGCGTTCCTCACCAAATATGGCCGCTGGAACTCGCCCAAATATCTGTTCGGCGAAAGCTACGGCACGCCGCGATCGGCGGTGCTGATCAACGAGCTGACCACCGACGACAATATCGATTTCAACGGCGTCGTTCTGCTCTCGCAGATCCTCGATTTCAGCCTGTTCGCGGGGCTTCAGGGCGCCAATCCCGGCAATGTCGAGGGTTATGTGACGCAGCTGCCGACGATGGCCGCGACCGCCTGGTATCACAACAAGATCCCCGGCGGACGCCCGGCCGATCTCCAGGCTTATCTGAAGGATGTCGAGCATTTCGCGACCACCGAATATGCCTCGGCACTGGCTCAGGGCAGCGAGCTTGATCCTGCCGCCAAGCAGCAGATAGCGCAGAAACTGGCGAGCTACACCGGCCTGCCCGTCGGCTACATCCTGAAGTCGGACCTGCGCATCGACGGCCCGGCCTTCTCGAAGGAGTTGCAGGACGACGCCGGGCTGACCACCGGCCGCCTCGACACCCGTTTCTCGGGCGCGGACATGGACCCGTTGTCCAAGGATGCGGATTACGATCCGCAGTCAGCTGCGCTCAGCTCGGCCTATATCAGCGCGTTCAATTCCTACGTCCGCAAGGATCTGCATTTCGGGCAGGACGAGGTGTTCAAGCCGAGCATCGACGTGTTCGGCCCGTGGGACTGGAGCCACGCCACGCCCGGCGCCCCGGCACTCAAGATGGTCGGTACCAGCGTGATGCCCGATCTCGCGCAGGCCATGAAGTATAACCCGCAGCTCAAGGTGATGTCGGCGGGCGGCTATTACGACCTCGCAACGCCTTATTATCAGGGCTGGTATGAGATGCATCACCTGCCGATCCCGGCGGAGCTGCAGAAGAATATCGAGTTCCACTATTACGAGTCCGGCCACATGGTCTACGCACATGCGGATTCGGCGCGGAAGCTGCACGACGACGTGGCGAGCTTCATCCGGCGGACCGACAATATCAGTCGTTGA
- the ppk2 gene encoding polyphosphate kinase 2, whose translation MEASQSDIAQSDLDRLKAEITDDFDEELEMSLEDDRLDEIAEGLADGDPSYRGFDRKVYFRELFRLQHELVRLQDWVVHKGLKVVILFEGRDSAGKGGAIKRITQRLNPRVCRIAALPAPNERERTQWYFQRYVQHLPSAGEIVLFDRSWYNRAGVERVMGFCSEDDVEEFFRSVPEFERMLVRSGIILLKYWFSITDQEQQYRFQARIQDPLKQWKLSPMDVQSRARWEDYTRAKESMLQNTHIPEAPWWVVEAVDKKKARLNCISHLLEQIPYGDVPHSEVVLPPRKRHADYERHPVPREMYVPETF comes from the coding sequence ATGGAAGCGAGCCAATCCGACATCGCCCAATCTGACTTAGACCGCCTCAAGGCCGAGATCACAGACGATTTCGACGAAGAGCTGGAGATGAGCCTCGAGGACGACCGGCTCGACGAGATCGCCGAAGGCCTTGCGGACGGCGATCCCTCGTATCGCGGCTTCGATCGCAAGGTCTATTTCCGCGAGCTGTTCCGGCTCCAGCACGAGCTGGTCCGCCTGCAGGACTGGGTGGTCCACAAGGGCCTCAAGGTCGTCATCCTGTTCGAAGGTCGCGACAGCGCCGGCAAAGGGGGCGCGATCAAGCGCATCACCCAGCGCCTCAACCCTCGCGTCTGCCGGATCGCCGCCCTCCCCGCGCCCAACGAGCGTGAGCGGACGCAATGGTATTTCCAGCGCTACGTCCAGCACCTGCCCTCCGCCGGCGAGATCGTGCTGTTCGATCGCAGCTGGTACAACCGCGCCGGCGTCGAGCGGGTGATGGGCTTCTGTTCCGAGGACGATGTGGAGGAGTTCTTCCGCTCGGTTCCCGAGTTCGAGCGGATGCTGGTCCGTTCCGGCATCATCCTGCTCAAATACTGGTTCTCGATCACCGATCAGGAGCAGCAGTATCGCTTCCAGGCGCGTATTCAGGATCCGCTGAAGCAGTGGAAGCTGTCGCCGATGGACGTGCAAAGCCGTGCCCGCTGGGAGGATTATACCCGCGCCAAGGAATCGATGCTCCAGAACACCCACATTCCCGAGGCGCCGTGGTGGGTGGTGGAAGCGGTCGACAAGAAGAAGGCCCGGCTGAACTGCATCAGCCATCTGCTTGAGCAGATTCCCTATGGTGATGTGCCGCACAGCGAGGTGGTCTTGCCCCCGCGCAAGCGCCATGCGGACTATGAACGCCACCCGGTTCCGCGCGAGATGTACGTACCGGAGACGTTCTGA